In Thermoanaerobacterium xylanolyticum LX-11, the genomic window ATAAGACATCCGCAGATAAGAAAAGGCCACATAATATTAGATTTGTGCACAAAAGATGGCATCAAGAAAGTCACAGTCAAAAAAAGCGATGGAGATATTTATAAGAAATCCAGAAATTCGAAATGGGGTTCTGTTTTTGAGTGAAATATGATCAAATGCACTTTTCTTTTATAATGTCTTTATCATCTATTTTGCTGCACAATAGTGGTGCATTGACATCATAGCTTTTGGTATTGGCATTTACTATACTTTTACTGTAATTTGCATAGCAATAGATGCACCCATGCATACACATATTATAAGCGCCGATGTCAATGCTATATGCACAACCACATGCTTTCCTTTGATTTTTGTCTTTTGTCTCTTTGATTTTGCGGCCGGAAATTTCCTCAATCAAATGGGGATCGATGCATCTGCCATGCTCTATTCCAAATTGAGATAAATCTATGTCTTCTGCGCATGTCTCAATTTTTAAGGAATACGCCTTAGAAATTTCTCCAAGCCTCCTGCCTATCCTTATTTTATCTTCATCGCTAATGTCAAAAGCGCCTATATTCTTAAGGCCTTTCTTTACTTTAGGATAAAAATCCACAAAGCTTATGATACATTTTGATGTATAACCTTGAAGCTTCGATGCCAATACTTCAAAATATTTATAGTGATATTCCTCGCTAATAGCTTTGGTTATAATGATAGGGTCATACCTCCAGATGACCCTATTGAGTCCTATTTTATCTGACAATCTCCTAAATGTATCAATTATTTCTGATTTCTTTGGGACATTTTTCTCAATCTTGTTGTCATAAGGATTCAATGTAAACTGAAAATAGTATGGATAGCTATCAATAATATTAAGATTATTGATCATATTTGCAGGATTTTTACTCCAAAACACAAAACAATCTACTGCATCAAGAGACAAAGACACCTTGCTTACTTGATGATAATTAAATGGGTTTCTGACTAAAACATAACCTTCTTTGATCCTATTATAAAACCAATCGCTGTAAAATGCAGGTATGTCTGTCCTTCTACTGACACTTATTATCATACATTGACCTTCCTTTTTATAAAGACCACTGTGATATATGGATGACTAATATCCGCCAAGATTAACAACAGCCTGATGATGCATCATCATGAATCGCTAGTTCTCCATTCTCAACTGTTATTGTCACAGATTCAGCTCTTTTTCTTACATCATCTTCCATTAAAACTGAGATGCCGTTGATAGAAACAGGTTCATCGCCATCCTCCAGTTTACCTAAGTAAAACACAAGAGAAGTTCCACAGCAAGATTTTTGCAATGTTGCTTTTAAGCAGTCACAATCATTTGAGACAAATGCCTCTTCAAGAATTTTTTTTGCTTCATCAGTAATTATCATTCTTATTACCTCCAATTTATTTTTAATAATCTTCTATTTTAATAATCTTCTATTAATTTTCTTGCTTTTTCTTTAAGCTAGTAAAGCTTTCAATTTTTCACCTTTTATTTCATCAGGGCTCCAGGCAATAACCGCAAAATGTCCATTAGTATATGCAGCAACTTTGTTAATCCATTCAATTTCATTACTTGCTTTTGCTAATAGTATTTTATTACTTGTTCCAGTTTTATATAGTGATGAATTTATAATCCACCACTTATTGTTTATGCCAGCACGTCTCAAATCTTCCTCTAATCGCATTGCTTCATATACAGGTGTAGCCTCAGGCAAAGTTACAATTATGACTTCAGTTTCATCAGCATTGTGAAGTCTAGGCAACAATTTTTTGGCTGATTCTGGAACTTCTCCATTTGAACGTTCAATTTCGTGATTGTAGCTTTGAGCAGATTCAAGTAAGAGAAGTGTATGGCCAGTAGGTGCCGTATCAATGACTACAATCTCATTTTCAGCTTTATCAACTATTTCAGCAAACGCTCTAAATACAGCTATCTCTTGAGTACAAGGTGATCTTAGATCCTCCTCAACATAAGCTAAATCCTCTTCAGACATAGTTTCTCTTGCTTTGGAAAGCACTTCT contains:
- a CDS encoding DUF1848 domain-containing protein; the encoded protein is MIISVSRRTDIPAFYSDWFYNRIKEGYVLVRNPFNYHQVSKVSLSLDAVDCFVFWSKNPANMINNLNIIDSYPYYFQFTLNPYDNKIEKNVPKKSEIIDTFRRLSDKIGLNRVIWRYDPIIITKAISEEYHYKYFEVLASKLQGYTSKCIISFVDFYPKVKKGLKNIGAFDISDEDKIRIGRRLGEISKAYSLKIETCAEDIDLSQFGIEHGRCIDPHLIEEISGRKIKETKDKNQRKACGCAYSIDIGAYNMCMHGCIYCYANYSKSIVNANTKSYDVNAPLLCSKIDDKDIIKEKCI